In Streptomyces longhuiensis, the following proteins share a genomic window:
- the egtA gene encoding ergothioneine biosynthesis glutamate--cysteine ligase EgtA, whose amino-acid sequence MPEGDCTELGTAALVTEAEVEALVRGICFKTGPPRTVGVEVEWLVHEPRRPRLPLPPERLDAAYAALGALPLSSALTVEPGGQLELSSLPASSLMDCVSAVSADLTAVRASLAARGLALTGLGTDPWRPARRLLHEPRYDAMETWFDRAGPAGRAMMCSSASVQVCLDSGYEEPGPLGHGRRWRLSHLLGAVLVSAFANSPMLWGRPTGWRSTRQAVWEEIDPGRSGAPPLDAEPREAWVRHVLDAPVMCVRQDSGPWDVPDGMSLRTWLRTGGPRPVTRGDVDYHLTTLFPPVRPRGHLELRMIDAQRGDDGWIVPLAVTTALFDDPEAAETAYRTVKPLSERAGPLPAPHNQLWRDAARLGPSDPELAEAAVICFAAALDALPRLGASPGVLATVSAFMDRYVVRGRCPADDVLDHIDAPAPGRTVTS is encoded by the coding sequence ATGCCCGAAGGAGACTGTACGGAGCTCGGCACGGCGGCCCTGGTCACCGAGGCCGAGGTGGAGGCGCTGGTCCGCGGGATCTGCTTCAAGACCGGACCGCCTCGCACCGTGGGTGTCGAAGTGGAATGGCTCGTCCACGAGCCGCGCAGACCGCGGCTCCCCCTACCACCCGAACGGCTCGATGCGGCGTACGCCGCACTGGGCGCCCTGCCCCTCAGCTCGGCGCTCACCGTCGAACCCGGCGGCCAGCTGGAGCTCAGCTCCCTGCCCGCCTCCTCTCTCATGGACTGCGTGTCGGCCGTCTCGGCCGATCTGACAGCGGTCCGCGCCTCACTCGCCGCCCGTGGCCTCGCGCTGACCGGCCTCGGCACCGATCCCTGGCGCCCGGCGCGGCGGCTGCTCCACGAGCCGCGCTACGACGCCATGGAGACCTGGTTCGACCGGGCCGGGCCGGCGGGGCGCGCCATGATGTGCTCGTCGGCGTCCGTGCAGGTCTGCCTCGACTCCGGGTACGAGGAGCCGGGGCCGCTCGGCCACGGCAGGCGCTGGCGGCTCTCGCATCTGCTGGGCGCCGTCCTGGTCTCCGCGTTCGCCAACTCACCGATGCTGTGGGGGCGTCCGACCGGCTGGCGCTCCACCCGCCAGGCCGTGTGGGAGGAGATCGACCCCGGCAGGTCCGGGGCGCCGCCCCTCGACGCGGAGCCGCGCGAGGCCTGGGTCCGGCATGTCCTGGACGCGCCGGTGATGTGCGTCCGCCAGGACAGCGGGCCGTGGGACGTGCCGGACGGCATGTCCTTGCGGACATGGCTGCGGACCGGCGGGCCGAGGCCCGTGACGCGCGGTGACGTCGACTACCACCTGACCACCCTCTTCCCTCCGGTGCGCCCCCGGGGCCACCTCGAACTGCGCATGATCGACGCCCAGCGCGGCGACGACGGCTGGATCGTGCCGCTCGCCGTGACGACCGCGCTGTTCGACGACCCTGAGGCCGCCGAGACCGCGTACCGCACCGTGAAGCCGCTGTCCGAACGGGCGGGCCCGCTGCCCGCACCGCACAATCAGCTGTGGCGCGACGCGGCGCGGCTCGGTCCTTCGGACCCCGAGCTCGCCGAGGCGGCCGTGATCTGTTTCGCGGCGGCGCTCGACGCGCTGCCGAGGCTCGGCGCATCCCCCGGGGTGCTCGCCACCGTCT
- a CDS encoding TIGR02452 family protein — MSARLRGIAQQTEEIVAAGRYTAPGGAVVPIAAAVAAARDATRTHGPAPVEVPEPGRPADTAVEVTGESSLEAAYRLVTAGKDPVAVLNFASARNPGGGYLNGAQAQEEAVCRASALYTCLLRARDFYDHHRENRDAFYTDRVIHSPGVPVFRDDRGRLLDEPYAAGFLTSPAPNAGVIRRRTPERAGEIAGALVSRAERVLETAAAHGYRRLVLGAWGCGVFQNDPAQVAAAFRALLDEGGRFAGRFDHIVFGVLDRTPDARTRTAFERAFAALPAVSASRTAP, encoded by the coding sequence GTGAGCGCCCGGCTGCGGGGGATCGCGCAGCAGACGGAGGAGATCGTCGCGGCGGGGCGGTACACGGCGCCGGGCGGCGCGGTCGTGCCGATCGCGGCGGCGGTGGCGGCCGCGCGGGACGCGACACGGACGCACGGACCGGCTCCGGTCGAGGTGCCCGAGCCGGGCCGGCCCGCGGACACGGCCGTCGAGGTCACCGGCGAGTCCAGCCTGGAGGCCGCGTACCGCCTGGTCACCGCCGGGAAGGACCCGGTCGCCGTCCTGAACTTCGCCTCGGCCCGTAACCCCGGCGGCGGCTATCTCAACGGCGCGCAGGCCCAGGAAGAAGCCGTGTGCCGGGCCTCGGCCCTGTACACGTGCCTGCTGCGGGCCCGGGACTTCTACGACCACCACCGCGAGAACCGAGACGCCTTCTACACGGACCGCGTCATCCACTCGCCGGGCGTCCCCGTCTTCCGCGACGACCGCGGACGGCTGCTCGACGAGCCGTACGCCGCGGGCTTCCTCACCTCGCCCGCGCCGAACGCGGGCGTCATCCGCCGCCGCACCCCGGAGCGGGCGGGCGAGATCGCGGGCGCCCTAGTCTCACGGGCCGAGCGGGTCCTGGAGACGGCCGCGGCCCACGGCTACCGGCGCCTCGTGCTCGGCGCCTGGGGCTGCGGGGTCTTCCAGAACGACCCGGCGCAGGTCGCCGCCGCGTTCCGGGCACTCCTCGACGAGGGCGGCCGGTTCGCGGGCCGCTTCGACCACATCGTGTTCGGCGTCCTCGACCGCACGCCGGACGCGCGGACCAGGACGGCCTTCGAGCGGGCCTTCGCGGCCCTGCCGGCGGTCAGCGCCAGCCGTACCGCTCCCTGA
- a CDS encoding amidase — translation MASDRAAGLAATARALADGDVSSRLLVEEALKRIEATQPVLNAFRTVRGEAALAEADAADRERAAGGHRPLLGVPLAVKDDMDVAGEPTAFGCPGDFPPKTEDAEAVRRLRAAGAIVVGKTNTCELGQWPFTEGPAFGDTRNPWNRGHTPGGSSGGSAAAVAAGIVPAALGSDGAGSVRIPAAWTHLVGIKPQRGRISTWPWAESFHGITVNGTLGRTVEDAALLLDAASGSHDGDLHRPPRIAAAQAAHDEPGKLRVALSLRMPFTATPKRLDPVVRARVVALAERLAALGHDVEEADPRYGQIGLAFVPRATAGVADHLRDVPDPALLDARTRESARMGRVLGGAPLRLARRAEASLQRRVGAVFDTYDVVLAPTTATPPPRVGAMASLNGWRTDRAMIAACPYAWPWNVLGWPGVNVPAGFTGDGLPVGAQLLGPANSEPRLISLAAQLEADQRWFEKWPENHQGPRTGS, via the coding sequence ATGGCGTCCGACCGTGCCGCCGGGCTCGCCGCGACCGCCCGCGCGCTCGCCGACGGGGACGTGTCGTCGCGTCTCCTCGTCGAGGAGGCCCTGAAACGCATCGAGGCGACGCAGCCTGTCCTGAACGCGTTCCGCACGGTCCGCGGGGAGGCCGCCCTCGCCGAGGCGGACGCCGCGGACCGCGAACGCGCGGCGGGCGGACACCGGCCGCTGCTCGGGGTGCCGCTGGCCGTGAAGGACGACATGGACGTGGCGGGCGAGCCGACCGCGTTCGGCTGCCCCGGCGACTTCCCGCCGAAGACCGAGGACGCGGAGGCCGTACGCCGTCTGCGGGCGGCGGGCGCGATCGTCGTCGGCAAGACGAACACGTGCGAGCTGGGGCAGTGGCCGTTCACCGAGGGGCCCGCGTTCGGCGACACCCGCAACCCGTGGAATCGCGGGCACACGCCCGGCGGTTCGTCGGGCGGCTCGGCGGCGGCCGTCGCCGCGGGGATCGTGCCGGCCGCGCTCGGCTCGGACGGGGCGGGCAGTGTCCGTATCCCCGCCGCGTGGACGCACCTCGTCGGCATCAAGCCGCAGCGCGGCCGGATCTCCACGTGGCCCTGGGCGGAGTCCTTCCACGGGATCACCGTGAACGGCACGCTCGGCAGGACCGTCGAGGACGCTGCGCTGCTCCTGGACGCGGCGAGCGGTTCGCACGACGGCGACCTGCACCGTCCGCCGCGGATCGCGGCGGCGCAGGCGGCACACGACGAGCCGGGCAAGCTGCGCGTCGCGCTCTCCCTGCGCATGCCGTTCACCGCAACTCCCAAGCGCCTGGACCCCGTTGTGCGGGCCCGGGTCGTCGCGCTGGCGGAGCGGCTCGCCGCGCTCGGGCACGACGTGGAGGAGGCCGACCCGCGCTACGGGCAGATCGGCCTCGCGTTCGTGCCACGCGCCACGGCGGGCGTCGCGGACCACCTGCGCGACGTTCCCGACCCCGCGCTGCTCGACGCGCGGACCCGGGAGTCCGCCCGCATGGGGCGGGTCCTCGGCGGTGCTCCGCTGCGGCTCGCCCGGCGCGCGGAGGCCTCGCTCCAGCGCCGGGTCGGCGCGGTCTTCGACACGTACGACGTGGTCCTCGCGCCGACGACGGCCACGCCCCCGCCCCGCGTCGGCGCGATGGCGTCACTCAACGGCTGGCGCACCGACCGGGCGATGATCGCGGCGTGCCCGTACGCGTGGCCGTGGAACGTCCTCGGCTGGCCCGGCGTGAACGTACCCGCGGGCTTCACGGGCGACGGGCTGCCCGTCGGCGCGCAACTGCTCGGCCCGGCGAACAGCGAGCCGCGGCTCATCTCGCTCGCGGCCCAACTCGAAGCGGATCAGCGGTGGTTCGAGAAGTGGCCCGAGAACCACCAGGGGCCGCGCACCGGCTCGTAG
- the trxA gene encoding thioredoxin, whose translation MSSTTVELTKENFDQTVTDNGFVLIDFWASWCGPCKQFAPVYEKAAEANPDLLFGKIDTEAQPELASAFGIQSIPTLMIVRDQVAVFAQPGALPQEALDDVIGQARKLDMDEVRKSIAEQQAKAGEDGAGGEQA comes from the coding sequence ATGAGCAGCACCACCGTGGAGCTCACCAAGGAGAACTTCGACCAGACGGTCACGGACAACGGGTTCGTGCTGATCGATTTCTGGGCGTCGTGGTGCGGGCCGTGCAAGCAGTTCGCGCCCGTCTACGAGAAGGCCGCGGAAGCCAACCCGGACCTGCTCTTCGGGAAGATCGACACGGAGGCCCAGCCGGAGCTCGCGTCGGCGTTCGGTATCCAGTCGATCCCGACGCTGATGATCGTCCGTGACCAGGTCGCCGTGTTCGCCCAGCCCGGGGCGCTCCCGCAGGAGGCCCTGGACGACGTGATCGGCCAGGCCAGGAAGCTGGACATGGACGAGGTGCGCAAGTCGATCGCCGAGCAGCAGGCCAAGGCCGGCGAGGACGGCGCGGGCGGCGAGCAGGCCTGA
- a CDS encoding LacI family DNA-binding transcriptional regulator, producing the protein MVQIPKPQSARTSRESAAPSPAPTSADVARLAGVSRATVSYVLNNTSAVRISEPTRRRVHEAAKELGYVPHAAARSLRAGHTRIVLMPSPSVPAGPLYNAFFNDLQWALSRLDYTVVQYGSVSLRGDDAARAWAELRPVAVLTPPDLSTEGVEVLRRSGARAVITLGPERAEGAHALLMDHREVGRSAGTHLVERGRRRIGVVLPTEPGLDHFARPRLDGVRDAVLGTGAEVFELPLPYDEESAGQLVPNIRELGLDAVFAYNDEYAMLLMRALQDAGVGIPEETAVIGADDLMLGRLLRPRLSTVRIELPSGQELAALVDRLVRDQGAVTESHDMLRARVVAREST; encoded by the coding sequence ATGGTGCAGATACCGAAGCCGCAGTCCGCCCGCACATCACGGGAGTCCGCCGCGCCGAGCCCGGCGCCGACGAGCGCCGACGTCGCCCGCCTCGCCGGGGTCTCGCGCGCCACCGTCAGCTACGTCCTGAACAACACCAGCGCCGTCAGAATCAGCGAACCCACCCGCCGCCGCGTCCACGAGGCCGCGAAGGAACTCGGCTACGTGCCGCACGCGGCGGCCCGCAGCCTGCGCGCCGGACACACCCGCATCGTCCTGATGCCCTCCCCGAGCGTTCCCGCCGGACCGCTCTACAACGCGTTCTTCAACGACCTCCAGTGGGCGCTGAGCCGACTCGACTACACGGTCGTTCAGTACGGCAGCGTGAGTCTGCGTGGCGACGACGCGGCGCGCGCCTGGGCCGAGCTGCGCCCGGTCGCCGTCCTCACACCCCCTGACCTGAGCACCGAGGGCGTCGAGGTGCTCCGCCGCTCCGGCGCCAGGGCTGTCATCACGCTCGGCCCGGAGCGCGCCGAGGGCGCCCACGCGCTGCTCATGGACCACCGTGAGGTCGGCCGGAGCGCGGGCACCCACCTCGTCGAACGTGGCCGGCGCCGCATCGGCGTCGTGCTGCCGACGGAGCCGGGCCTCGACCACTTCGCGCGCCCTCGCCTCGACGGCGTACGGGACGCGGTCCTCGGCACCGGCGCCGAGGTCTTCGAGCTGCCTCTCCCGTACGACGAGGAGTCGGCCGGGCAACTGGTGCCGAACATACGTGAGTTGGGGCTCGACGCCGTGTTCGCGTACAACGACGAGTACGCGATGCTCCTGATGCGGGCGCTCCAGGACGCGGGGGTCGGCATCCCGGAGGAGACCGCGGTCATCGGGGCCGACGACCTGATGCTCGGGCGGCTGCTGCGGCCCCGGCTGAGCACGGTCCGTATCGAGCTGCCGTCCGGGCAGGAGCTCGCCGCGCTCGTCGACCGCCTGGTACGTGACCAGGGCGCCGTGACCGAGTCGCACGACATGCTCCGCGCCCGCGTTGTGGCCCGGGAGTCGACCTGA
- a CDS encoding aldehyde dehydrogenase family protein, which yields MSLLDPKTWQARPLSGDEHAVTEPATGERLATVTLASPDDVRAAARAGAAAQGDWARQPHFARAAVLRRAGDLFTEHADELRAWLVRESGSIPGKADFELHVAAQECYEAAALASRPTGQVLPSEAPRLSYTRRVPAGVVGVIAPFNAPLILSIRSVAPALALGNAVVLKPDPRTAVCGGLALAAVLAAAGLPEDVLHVLPGGADAGQALVADPDIPVISFTGSTGAGRAVGEAAGRHLKRAHLELGGNSALIVLADADLDAVISTAAWGSFFHQGQICMTTGRHLVHASLYEEYVERLAAKAESLAVGDPHRDQVHLGPVIDAAQLAKIHGLVEASTAAGAKLAAGGTHRDLFYRPTVLAGVDDSTPAYAEEVFGPVAPVRSFTDTDEAAALAAASPYGLSLGIVTRDPARGLDLAERIPTGIVHINDQTVNDEAVAPFGGVAASGTGARFGGEANIEAFTETRWTTVRGDVAGYPF from the coding sequence ATGTCCCTGCTCGACCCGAAGACCTGGCAGGCCCGCCCGCTGTCGGGCGATGAGCACGCGGTCACGGAGCCCGCCACGGGTGAGCGCCTCGCCACCGTCACGCTCGCCTCCCCGGACGACGTCCGCGCCGCGGCGAGGGCCGGCGCCGCGGCCCAGGGCGACTGGGCCCGGCAGCCCCACTTCGCGCGCGCCGCCGTCCTGCGCCGCGCGGGCGACCTGTTCACCGAGCACGCCGACGAACTGCGCGCCTGGCTCGTGCGCGAGTCGGGATCCATCCCGGGCAAGGCCGACTTCGAGCTGCACGTCGCCGCCCAGGAGTGCTACGAGGCCGCCGCCCTGGCCTCCCGGCCCACCGGCCAGGTCCTGCCCAGCGAGGCGCCCCGCCTTTCCTACACGCGCCGCGTCCCGGCCGGTGTCGTCGGCGTCATCGCCCCGTTCAACGCCCCGCTCATCCTCTCCATCCGCTCCGTCGCCCCGGCCCTCGCGCTCGGCAACGCCGTCGTCCTCAAGCCGGACCCGCGCACGGCGGTCTGCGGCGGGCTCGCCCTGGCGGCCGTCCTCGCCGCCGCGGGCCTGCCGGAGGACGTCCTCCACGTGCTGCCCGGCGGGGCGGACGCCGGCCAGGCGCTCGTCGCCGACCCGGACATTCCCGTCATCTCCTTCACCGGTTCCACCGGCGCGGGCCGGGCCGTCGGCGAGGCCGCGGGGCGCCACCTCAAGCGGGCGCACCTGGAACTCGGCGGCAACTCCGCCCTGATCGTCCTGGCGGACGCGGACCTCGACGCCGTCATCTCCACCGCGGCCTGGGGCTCCTTCTTCCACCAGGGCCAGATCTGTATGACGACCGGCCGCCACCTCGTCCACGCCTCGCTCTACGAGGAGTACGTCGAACGGCTCGCCGCGAAGGCCGAGTCCCTCGCCGTCGGTGACCCGCACCGCGACCAGGTCCACCTCGGCCCCGTCATCGACGCGGCCCAACTCGCCAAGATCCACGGCCTGGTGGAGGCCAGCACCGCCGCGGGGGCCAAGCTGGCCGCGGGCGGCACGCACCGCGACCTCTTCTACCGGCCGACGGTCCTCGCGGGCGTCGACGACAGCACCCCCGCGTACGCCGAGGAGGTCTTCGGCCCCGTCGCACCCGTGCGGTCCTTCACCGACACCGACGAGGCGGCCGCGCTGGCCGCCGCGAGCCCGTACGGCCTCTCCCTCGGCATCGTCACCCGCGACCCGGCGCGCGGCCTCGACCTCGCCGAGCGCATCCCCACCGGCATCGTCCACATCAACGACCAGACGGTGAACGACGAGGCGGTCGCCCCGTTCGGCGGGGTCGCGGCGTCCGGCACGGGCGCCCGCTTCGGCGGCGAGGCGAACATCGAGGCATTCACCGAGACCCGGTGGACGACGGTGCGCGGCGACGTGGCGGGCTACCCGTTCTGA
- a CDS encoding type II toxin-antitoxin system PemK/MazF family toxin: protein MTAFIDDPHAHEHPGRAGATATVEAAPREVGRVRTEYAPAHDGDPDPGEIVWTWVPFEENDGRGKDRPVLVVAREAAGTLLAVQLSSKRHDHDREWVPIGSGPWDAAGRDSWVAIDRVLRVHERGMRREACALDRMRFNLVVLRLRERYGWR from the coding sequence GTGACTGCCTTCATCGATGACCCGCATGCCCACGAGCACCCCGGCCGTGCCGGCGCCACCGCCACGGTCGAGGCCGCGCCGCGCGAGGTGGGCCGGGTGCGCACCGAGTACGCGCCGGCCCACGACGGCGACCCCGACCCCGGTGAGATCGTCTGGACGTGGGTGCCGTTCGAGGAGAACGACGGCCGTGGCAAGGACCGTCCCGTGCTCGTCGTCGCCAGGGAGGCCGCCGGCACGCTGCTCGCCGTACAGCTGTCGAGCAAGCGGCACGACCACGACAGGGAGTGGGTGCCGATCGGCAGCGGGCCGTGGGACGCCGCGGGCCGCGACTCGTGGGTGGCGATCGACCGTGTCCTGCGGGTCCACGAGCGGGGCATGCGCCGCGAGGCCTGCGCTCTGGACCGGATGCGGTTCAACCTCGTGGTGCTGCGCCTCAGGGAGCGGTACGGCTGGCGCTGA
- a CDS encoding glycosyl hydrolase family 18 protein — protein sequence MKTRISARAVRRIRRIRPRPLPLLAFTGATVLALCGAVLAPARGGGAPPPRTVSAWLPYWEQEGAYQDALAHADQLRTVSPFWYETKSATRVDGHPGAGERRIIDGLHAAGIQVVPTVMEQMRPGVLAALVTSPDRRAEHVTALLDLVGSRAYDGIDLDYESIASTGDATYRAVGAGYTALVRDLCSRLHALGKVCFATVNPKTATTGRVWEYGSLGQVADRVRIMAYNLHYAMGTPGPLSSTAWYDEILRRATAEIPVEKIEMGLPAYGWDWAEGSDEGARHVTSKGAEALREAVGAPYGLDPASQTPHFWYQENGTLRTVWYQDARGTEAHLPVLSRYGVHNTVLWALDFEDPGLWSVLARGA from the coding sequence ATGAAGACACGCATTTCCGCCCGAGCCGTACGACGCATACGTCGTATACGCCCGCGCCCCCTGCCCCTCCTCGCGTTCACGGGTGCCACCGTCCTCGCCCTGTGCGGCGCCGTCCTCGCCCCCGCCCGGGGCGGCGGCGCACCGCCACCTCGCACCGTCTCGGCCTGGCTTCCGTACTGGGAGCAGGAAGGCGCCTACCAGGACGCCCTCGCCCACGCCGACCAGCTCCGCACCGTCAGCCCCTTCTGGTACGAGACGAAGTCCGCGACCCGCGTCGACGGGCACCCCGGAGCGGGCGAGCGGCGCATCATCGACGGACTGCACGCCGCCGGCATCCAGGTCGTACCGACCGTGATGGAACAGATGAGGCCCGGCGTCCTCGCGGCCCTCGTCACCAGCCCGGACCGCCGCGCCGAACACGTCACCGCACTCCTCGACCTCGTCGGCAGCCGCGCCTACGACGGGATCGACCTCGACTACGAGTCCATCGCGTCGACCGGCGACGCCACCTACCGTGCCGTGGGCGCGGGCTACACCGCGCTCGTGCGTGACCTGTGCTCCCGGCTGCACGCGCTGGGCAAGGTGTGCTTCGCCACCGTCAACCCCAAGACGGCCACGACGGGACGCGTCTGGGAGTACGGCAGCCTCGGCCAGGTGGCCGACCGCGTGCGCATCATGGCCTACAACCTGCACTACGCCATGGGGACCCCGGGCCCGCTCTCCTCCACCGCCTGGTACGACGAGATCCTGCGCCGCGCCACGGCCGAAATCCCCGTGGAGAAGATCGAGATGGGCCTGCCCGCGTACGGCTGGGACTGGGCCGAGGGCAGCGACGAGGGCGCCCGGCATGTCACCTCGAAGGGCGCCGAGGCCCTGCGCGAGGCCGTCGGCGCGCCCTACGGACTCGACCCCGCCTCGCAGACCCCGCACTTCTGGTACCAGGAAAACGGCACCCTCCGCACCGTCTGGTACCAGGACGCGCGTGGCACCGAGGCGCACCTGCCCGTGCTGAGCCGCTACGGGGTGCACAACACGGTGCTGTGGGCCCTCGACTTCGAGGACCCGGGCCTGTGGTCGGTGCTCGCCCGCGGTGCCTGA